CCCCTCTCACGCTCTCCAGCggtggagctgttgtcagaggtaGTGCAGAGCAATGCCCTGAGCGAGGCTGACATTGAGCAGCAGAGGAATGTGGTGCTGAGAGAGCTGGAGGAGGTAGAGGGCAGTCTACAGGACGTCTGTTTGGACCTGCTGCACGCCACAGCTTTTCAGGGTACCCCCCTGGGACACAGTGTGCTGGGACCATCCCAAAacgccaggtacacacacacacacacacacagatcctacCAGGGAATCCTATTGGGTCAGAGCAAGCTAGGCTAAACCAAAACACCAGGGAAACTCATACATGTTATAGAATCCTGTTACATTTCACAGCACTCCCAGTTAGTTGAGCAGTAAAGGTCTGTCTCTTCCCTTCAGGACTTTGAGTCGACAGGATCTGGTAGATTTCATCAGGAGCCACTACAAGGCCCCCCGCATGGTGCTGGCAGCTGCTGGAGGTACATTAGCACTGGCATGTTAAGGCTGTATATAGAGGTATTACATGCCAATACCAACTGGCCCTGaatgttttttgtattttatgtGAGTGTAATTGTTGTCTGTTTGTAATGGCTCACTACCTGTCTCCTGTGTAGGTGTGACTCATGAGGAACTGGTTGGGTTGGCCAAACAGCACTTTAGCGGAGTTTCCTTTGAGTACGAGGATGATGCCGTGCCTGTTCTGTCCCCCTGCCGCTTCTCTGGCAGCGAGGTGAGGAGCGCCCCTGTTTCAGTGTGTGTCCTAATTGACAGATGTTTGAACATCAGAACTTTTCTTTTTATTTGGAATGTTAATATGGTTAACCCTGTTGTCGTCTCCTCTCGACTTCTGTAGATCCGCATGCGTGATGATGATATCCCCCTTGCACATATTGCTATCGCAGTGGAGGGTGCCAGTGCCACCAGCCCAGACATTGTGCCTCTCATGGTGGCCAACTCCATCATTGGCAGCTATGACATCACTTTTGGTGGTGGAAAGCACCTGAGCAGCCGCCTTGCTCGTCTGGCCTCAGAGGAGAGTCTGTGCCACAGCTTTCAGGCCTTCCACTCATCTTATAGCGATACTGGTCTGCTTGGCATCTACTTTGTCACCGACAAACACCACATCGATGACATGATGCACTGGTCACAGAACGCATGGTTAGTTTCCAATTTCCAATACATACACTTGATACACTCCTGGTCCAACACTTATCCTCAGCCTGTGTCATTTTACATATTTCATTTGATAGTATTGACCTCCCtcgttttctttctctttccctgaAGGATGAACTTGTGCACCACAGTGACAGAGAGTGATGTTGCCAGAGCCAAGAACGCCCTCAAGGCCAGCTTGGTGGGACAGCTCGACGGTAAGAGCTCTATCTCCTCATGTGGCCTGTCagacacttaaacacacacacaaatacccctCCCTGTTCAACACTAACACTGCCGTACTGCTCTTGTGTAGGAACGACACCGATATGTGATGACATTGGCAGGCACGTCCTGAACTACGGCCGCCGTATCCCCCTGGCTGAGTGGGACGCCCGCATCGATGTGAGTACAACCGCCTTCCATGCACCACACATACAGCTGTTACACCCTCCTCTACCACCTAGAGCAGAGGTATTCAACCCCCCCAATTAACAACAATTAACCTTTAATTCATTACATTTTCATCTCTTAAAAAAGTGTTTTCACAAATAAATACTTATATTCAGTAAAATGCTATTTTTATAATCATCTTTCTCAACGTTAGTATATTGTCTGTACGGTTAATTTTTATATTAAAACagattctgaacaaaaatataaacgcaacatgcaacaatttcaaagattttactgagttacaattcatagaaggaaatcaatcaatcaaagaaAAACagtttggccctaatctatggatttcacatgactggacagggacGCAGCcgtgggagggcataggcccacccactggagagccagaCACAGCCAATAAGAATATGTTTTCCCcccaaaaagggctttattacagacagttcCCCCAGACCcgactttgaataccactgatctAGAGGGtgctttttctgtctctctctgatctcACTCGTTGTTCTCCCCCCCACCCCTTACTGCATTCACCCCACAtttctcaccacctctctccctcagGCTGTGACGCCCAGGATGGTGCGTGACGTCTGCTCCAAATATATCTATGACAAGTGTCCCGCTGTGTCTGCTGTTGGTAAGTTACCATACATCAGTATTCCTTCCAAGCAGCCTTTGCACCTTAGTCCTCTTGTCCAGGATAAAGATAGCATATAGTCTGAAAGTCCAGCTAGTGGCTACCTAGCTTGATAATGTTCTGATTCCTCAATCCTTCTCTCATCTCGTcttactgtctttctctctgttccacaGGCCCCGTTGAGCAGCTGCCTGACTACAACAGAATTCGCAGTGCCATGTACTGGCTCCGCTTCTAAGAACCCAATAGTGTTGCTCTCTGCGTGTCCAATGTCTACTCTTCCTTtcactctcctccactcccttacTTCTCCCCTCACTGCAAGATTGAGGAACTGAGGACTGCCTCAGCTCATCAGCACAGATCTGTATCGGCTCCATCAAagttccccctccatctctcgctctcaccgCTCTATTCCTGCTATGTTAGTTTTAGTTGGTTATGAGGGAGAGAACCACTGTTGAGGGGGTGAATAAGTTCTGAGTGTTCTGTTTCCCTGTAATTATCAATAATTACTTATCGAGAAAGATTGTAAAACAGAAGATTTTTGTTAATGTCGCTGAGCCTTTTCATGCACCTGGTACTGTTCTGGGGAAGAGGGGAACACCTGAAGACATTCAGtgatacatacatatacagtaaaaTCAGGGCACTGTACAACCAGTTAATGTAGAGCAGAAGTATTTATGAATTGATGTAGTATTTTGTTTCTGTCCTATTGTACATAACAGAAGCTCTCATTCCGACAAATTGAAATAAAACATTGTAAAACACTTTGTTTTTGAGGTATTGTCCCACACACAGAATTAGATTAGTAAGACTTAATATGTTATATCCTTGTTTTGTAATTGacaaacatgtttagcatctccaggcctacAAGCCACCAATGCGCCACTTTGgaacattacatttaaaaaggGGGGGGAAGGGATTATAAACTGACAGAATTGCTTTCAGATTGTCAAACCATgcatcatttagctatttgattttacATTTTACAACCCCTTTTggtgtaaaaaatatatgaaaCATCAGATACAATATTGAAATTGGCCTTTTGAACCAAATCCctcaaacgcattgaataacatgaAAATACCATTTTATTTTTTGATTAAGGTTTAAGTGAAAGAAagataagaaagctcaggaaatattaactcagcaaaaataaaaatgtcctctcaactgcatttattttcagcgaacttaacatgtaaatatttgtatgaacataagattcaacaacagacataaactgaacaagttccacagacatgtgactaacagaaattgaataatgtgtccctgaacaaagggggaggggtTAAAAGTaactatctggtgtggccaccagctgcattaagtacggcAGAACatctcctcgtggactgcaccagatttgccagttcttgctgtgagatattaccccactcttccaccaaggaacctgcaagttcccggacatttctggggggaatggccctagccctcaccctccgatccaacaggtcccagacgtgctcaatgggagtGAGATCCGAGTACTTCGCTGGccgtggcagaacactgacattcctgtcttgtaggaaatcacacacagaatgagcagtatggctggtggcattgtcatgctggagggtcatgtcaggatgagcctgcaggaagggtaccacatgagggggagcgttgagattgcctgcaatgacaagctcagtccgatgatgctgtgacacaccgccccagaccatgacggaccctccacttcAAAATTGATCCCACTCCATAGTACAGATCTCggcgtaacgctcattccttcagcgataaacgcaaatccgaccatcatccctggtgagacaaaaccgcgactcgtcagtgaagagcactttttgccagtcctgtctggtccagagatggtgggtttgtgcccattggcaatgttgttgccggtgatgtctggtgaggacctgccttacaacaggcttacaagccctcagtccagcctctctcagcttattgcggacagtctgagcactgatggagggattgtgcgttcctggtgtaactcgggcagttgtca
This sequence is a window from Oncorhynchus kisutch isolate 150728-3 linkage group LG1, Okis_V2, whole genome shotgun sequence. Protein-coding genes within it:
- the LOC109897383 gene encoding cytochrome b-c1 complex subunit 1, mitochondrial translates to MAASMCRVGSSVGRALAKSRSPILLSLRRGQATVTYAQSLLGAPETRLTALDNGLRIASEETGHSTCTVGLWIGCGSRYETEKNNGAGFFLEHMAFKGTKKHTQMALEQQVESMGAHLSAYTSREHTAYYMKTLAKDLPKAVELLSEVVQSNALSEADIEQQRNVVLRELEEVEGSLQDVCLDLLHATAFQGTPLGHSVLGPSQNARTLSRQDLVDFIRSHYKAPRMVLAAAGGVTHEELVGLAKQHFSGVSFEYEDDAVPVLSPCRFSGSEIRMRDDDIPLAHIAIAVEGASATSPDIVPLMVANSIIGSYDITFGGGKHLSSRLARLASEESLCHSFQAFHSSYSDTGLLGIYFVTDKHHIDDMMHWSQNAWMNLCTTVTESDVARAKNALKASLVGQLDGTTPICDDIGRHVLNYGRRIPLAEWDARIDAVTPRMVRDVCSKYIYDKCPAVSAVGPVEQLPDYNRIRSAMYWLRF